The following are from one region of the Oryzias latipes chromosome 12, ASM223467v1 genome:
- the surf6 gene encoding surfeit locus protein 6 — MDLAAKDAYIQKFASKVFHQHQESKERPFVYYRGKSTTDPQKKKKKNKKKNIQDKNDDKKTPKPQQKSSPSPSTQKGAAPAEKNKPKHIISTNGATTRMTEEKSLASFSSVDLLRKRLHEKIEESRGQGAPQDALSEAVQAKRAKRKLERERKKRKKKEFQMKKLAEKSDKVPPVEVKKEEEQAPAPKKRDEAAIVFNTVQIVEEAYVDKMLKKKEKKQKVKGKLTPLTGKNYKQLLSRVEARKAKLEQLKEKDEAKALDFEKKMKWTNVLYKAEGLKIKDDEDMLRTSLMKKEKRRTQKQKKWDQRCESVVEKMQHRQDKRKKNLQKRKEVKIEKKKNRARKRGRVLPEDLKKAAV; from the exons ATGGACCTCGCTGCGAAGGACGCGTACATTCAGAAATTTGCAAGTAAAGTCTTTCATCAGCACCAGGAATCTAAAGAGAGACCGTTTG tTTATTACAGAGGTAAAAGCACAACTGATcctcaaaagaagaagaagaagaataaaaagaaaaatattcaagACAAGAATGATGACAAAAAGACTCCTAAACCTCAACAGAAATCTTCTCCTTCGCCATCCACGCAAAAAGGAGCCGCTCCAGCAGAAAAGAATAAACCCAAACATATCATAAGCACTAATGGAGCCACAACACGCATGACTGAAG AGAAATCCCTCGCCAGCTTCTCCTCTGTAGATCTGTTGCGAAAGAGGCTACATGAGAAGATTGAAGAGTCCAGAGGCCAG GGAGCTCCTCAGGATGCATTATCAGAAGCTGTCCAAGCAAAGCGTGCAAAGCGAAAGCTGGAGCGAGAAcgcaaaaagaggaagaagaaagaatTTCAGATGAAGAAACTGGCTGAGAAAAGTGACAAAGTGCCTCCAGTTGAGGTGAAAAAGGAGGAAGAGCAAGCACCTGCCCCCAAAAAAAGAGACGAGGCAGCTATTGTCTTTAACACAGTGCAAATAGTAGAGGAGGCATACGTTGATAAAatgctgaaaaagaaagaaaagaaacaaaaggtgAAGGGCAAGTTGACGCCCCTCACAGGAAAGAACTACAAGCAGCTGCTGAGCCGCGTGGAGGCTCGCAAAGCAAAGCTTGAGCAGCTGAAGGAAAAAGACGAAGCCAAGGCTCTCGACTTTGAGAAGAAGATGAAATGGACCAACGTGCTTTACAAAGCAGAGGGCCtcaaaattaaagacgacgaagACATGTTGCGCACCTCTTTGATGAAGAAGGAAAAGAGACGGACGCAAAAGCAAAAGAAGTGGGACCAGCGGTGTGAAAGCGTCGTGGAAAAGATGCAGCATAGGCAGGACAAGAGGAAAAAGAACCTCCAGAAACGCAAAGAAgtgaaaatagaaaagaagaaaaacagagcTCGAAAGAGGGGAAGGGTGCTTCCAGAAGATCTGAAAAAAGCCGCAGTTTAG
- the kyat1 gene encoding kynurenine--oxoglutarate transaminase 1 has protein sequence MGIIRNLSANLTVIRQSLFKNHQKTIIMSRKVHASRTEGVDKNVWVEFTQLAADYKAVNLGQGFPDFSPPEFIREAFCDALKGGPAMHQYTRAFGHPPLVKILAKFFSRIVGHEIDPLEDILVTVGAYQALFCAFQALIDEEDEVIIVEPFFDCYQPMVVMAGGKPVYIPLRPREGRAVLSSGDWVLSPEELASKVTPRTKAIVINTPNNPLGKVYKLEELQMIADLCIKHDLVCFSDEVYEWLTYDGAKHVKIASLPGMWERTITIGSAGKSFSATGWKVGWAIGSRDVIKHLKIIHQNSIYHCATAAQEAVARGFEREYEVFGAPDSYFQQLPAMLHNKRQKLATCLQSVGLNPIMPEGGYFMIADISSVKVDLNDESNKDESRDFRFVKWLIKEKGLATIPVSAFYSPEHGKEFDKYIRFCFVKEDSTLKAAEDILKKWSQRE, from the exons ATGGGAATAATCAGGAATCTGTCCGCGAATTTGACAGTAATTCgtcaaagtttatttaaaaatcaccaaaaa ACAATCATCATGTCCAGAAAAGTTCATGCCAGCAGGACTGAAGGGGTTGATAAAAATGTCTG GGTTGAATTTACCCAGCTTGCTGCAGACTACAAAGCTGTGAACCTCGGTCAGGGGTTCCCTGACTTTTCTCCCCCTGAGTTCATCCGAGAGGCTTTCTGTGATGCTTTGAAAGGAGGACCTGCCATGCACCAGTACACTCGGGCTTTT GGACACCCTCCCCTTGTAAAGATCCTGGCCAAATTTTTCAGCAGGATTGTGGGACATGAGATCGATCCTCTGGAGGACATTTTGGTGACAGTCGGAGCTTATCAGGCCCTTTTCTGTGCTTTTCAGGCTCTGAttgatgaggaagatgag GTCATAATTGTTGAACCGTTCTTTGACTGCTACCAGCCGATGGTGGTGATGGCTGGAGGGAAACCAGTGTACATACCTCTAAGACCT AGAGAGGGCCGTGCCGTCTTGTCGAGTGGAGATTGGGTTTTATCCCCCGAGGAGCTGGCCAGTAAAGTCACTCCACGAACAAAAGCCATCGTCATCAACACCCCAAACAACCCTTTAGGAAAA GTTTATAAGCTCGAGGAACTACAGATGATCGCAGATCTTTGCATCAAGCACGACCTGGTGTGTTTCAGCGACGAAGTGTACGAGTGGCTCACCTATGATGGTGCCAAGCATGTAAAAATcg CTAGCCTTCCTGGCATGTGGGAGCGAACCATCACTATTGGGAGTGCTGGAAAGAGCTTCAGTGCTACTGGCTGGAAG gTCGGCTGGGCCATCGGCTCGAGAGATGTCATCAAACACTTAAAAATTATTCATCAAAACTCTATTTACCACTGTGCAACAGCGGCTCAG GAAGCCGTGGCTCGTGGGTTTGAGAGAGAGTACGAGGTATTTGGTGCTCCAGACAGCTACTTCCAGCAGCTGCCTGCCATGCTGCACAACAAGAGACAGAAGCTGGCCACGTGTCTGCAGAGCGTCGGTCTGAACCCAATCATGCCAGAGGGAGGATATTTTATGATTGCAGATATTTCCTCTGTCA AAGTGGATCTGAATGATGAGAGTAATAAGGATGAATCACGCGACTTTAGATTTGTCAAATGGTTAATTAAAGAAAAG GGCCTGGCGACAATCCCCGTCTCTGCTTTTTACAGTCCGGAGCATGGGAAGGAATTTGACAAATATATCCGTTTCTGTTTTGTAAAG GAGGACTCTACACTAAAAGCAGCAGAGGATATCTTAAAGAAATGGAGTCAAAGAGAATAA